The Longimicrobium sp. genome contains the following window.
ACGCACTCCTGGCCGTCCGCGGGCGCTCGCGCGAGCCGTGGGTCGAGCGCACGGCCTGCTCCTTCTTGGGGGCCTTGTGCGGGAACTTGTTCTCCAGGAAGTACAGCACCGGAGAGGCCACGAAGATCGAGGAGAAGGTGCCGATCATGATGCCCAGCATCAGCACCAGCGCGAAGTCGCGGATCACCGCCCCGCCGAAGATGTACAGCGACAGCAGCGTCATCAGGCTGGTGGAGCCCGTGAGCACCGTGCGCGGCAGCGTCTCGTTGATCGACAGGTTCAGGATGTCGGCGTAGCTGCGCCCGTGCCGCGGCTTGGCCATGTTCTCGCGGATGCGGTCGAACACCACGATGGTGTCGTTCAGCGAGTAGCCCACGATGGTCAGGAACGCCGCCACCGTGCCCAGCGAGATCTCGCTGCGCAGCACGGCCAGGATCCCCAGCGTGATCAGGATGTCGTGCGCCGTGGCCGCGATGGCCGCCAGGCCGTAGCGCCACTCGAAGCGGAACCACAGGTACACCAGCGTGGCCGCGAACGAGAGCAGGATCGCCATCAGCGCCCTGAACTGCAGCTCGTCGCCCACCTTGGGGCCCACGGACTCGGTGCGCACCACCCGGAAGTCGCGCGGGCTGCTGAAGCGCGACGAGAGCGCCTGCTCCACGCGGCCCTGCACCGTCTGCCCCGGCGCCTCCACGAAGTTCTCCATCCGCACCAGGTAGTTGTCCCCCGTGCCGAAGGTGGAGATCTCCCACCCCTGGTGCCCCGCCTGGCGGGCCGCCGCGCGGATCTGCTCCACCTCGACCGGGCGGTTGAAGTCCAGCTGCACCAGCGTGCCGCCCTCGAAGTCCACCCCGTAGTTGAGCCACGAGCCGTGGCGGGCGTAGTTGAGCGCCATCGCGCCGAGGCTCACCGCGAACATGAGCGCCGTGATGGCGTAGGCGCGCGTGCGCCACTGGATGAACGGATAGTTCGCGTTCTGGAACAGTCGCATATCGTCAGTCTCCCGGGCCCGCGGTCAGATGGAAAGCCCCTGCGCGGCCGGCGAACGGCGCTCCAGGTACAGCATGAACAGCGTGCGCACCACGAAGATCGCGGTGAACATCGAGGCGATGATGCCGATGGCCAGCGTCACCGCGAAGCCCTGGATCGGGCCGGTGCCCACGTAGTACAGGATCGCCGCCGTGATCAGCGTGGTGAGGTTCGAGTCGACGATGGCCGACAGCGCGTGCTTGAAGCCCTCCTGCACCGCCGGCCGCACCGAGCGCCCGGCCGCCAGCTCCTCCCGTATGCGCTCGAAGATCAGCACGTTGGCGTCCACCGCCATGCCGATGGAGAGGATGAGGCCCGCGATCCCGGGGAAGGTGAGCACGGCGTCCAGGGCCGCCATGATCCCCAGGATGAAGAGCACGTACAGCCCCAGCCCCACCACCGCGAACAGCCCCGCGAGGCGGTAGTAGGCCAGCATCATCGCGATCACGGCGCAGATGCCGATGATCCCGGCGATCTTGCCGTTCTGCACCGAGTCTTCGCCCAGCGTGGAGCCCACGCTGCGCTCCTCGACGATCTTGAGCGGGGCGGGGAGCGCGCCGGCGCGCAGCACCAGCGCCAGGTCGGTGGCGTCTTCCAGGGTGGCGTCGCCCAGCTCGATCTGCCCGCGCGTGCTGATGGCGCCGCGGATGACCGGCGCCGTGTAGACGCGGTCGTCGAGCACGATGGCCATCTGCTCGTTCAGGTGGTCGCTGGTCTCCTTCTCGAACCGGCGCCCGGCGCGGCGCGACAGCTCGAACACCACGATCGGCCGCCCGAACTGGTCGGTCTGCGGCTGGGCGTCCTCCAGGTGGTCGCCCGTCATGATCGCGTTGTCCTCGACGAAGTAGAGCGAGGCGAAGCCCTTCTGCTCCTCGGTGTCGGCGATCCCCCACAGGAAGGTGGTGCCGCGCGGCAGGAGCGCCTTCACCTGCGGGTTGGCCAGGTAGCGCTGCACGGCGGGCACCTCGGCGTCGGGGATCAGGAGCTGCCCGCTGGAGCCCTGCCCGGCGATCTTGCTCTCCAGCGGCCGCGTGGTGGCCAGGGTGTCGGCCGCGCGGGCGGTGTCGCCCCTGGCCGAGTCGCCCTTGGTCTGCAGCAGCCCGCCCACGCCGGTGGAGGCGGGGACGTCGGGCTTCTTCCCCTCGTTGGGGAACGCGGCCACGATGGCCTGCTCGATGCGCGGCAGCGCCGCCTGCAGGTCGGCGAGCGGCCGCACGATCTGGAACTCGAGGTAGGCGGCCTTCTGCAGCACCTCCTTCGCCCGGCTCTGGTTGGAGAGCCCGGCCAGCTCCACCACGATGCGGTCGTCGCCGGCCTGCTGCAC
Protein-coding sequences here:
- the secF gene encoding protein translocase subunit SecF, with amino-acid sequence MRLFQNANYPFIQWRTRAYAITALMFAVSLGAMALNYARHGSWLNYGVDFEGGTLVQLDFNRPVEVEQIRAAARQAGHQGWEISTFGTGDNYLVRMENFVEAPGQTVQGRVEQALSSRFSSPRDFRVVRTESVGPKVGDELQFRALMAILLSFAATLVYLWFRFEWRYGLAAIAATAHDILITLGILAVLRSEISLGTVAAFLTIVGYSLNDTIVVFDRIRENMAKPRHGRSYADILNLSINETLPRTVLTGSTSLMTLLSLYIFGGAVIRDFALVLMLGIMIGTFSSIFVASPVLYFLENKFPHKAPKKEQAVRSTHGSRERPRTARSA
- the secD gene encoding protein translocase subunit SecD, with the translated sequence MFQNLKARLGLIAALVVLSAFFLWRNYNRQDSNGRPLRQPVTLGLDLQGGSHFALELDQSRMQLTGDQRRDAIARALTVVRMRVEGLGVSEPVVQQAGDDRIVVELAGLSNQSRAKEVLQKAAYLEFQIVRPLADLQAALPRIEQAIVAAFPNEGKKPDVPASTGVGGLLQTKGDSARGDTARAADTLATTRPLESKIAGQGSSGQLLIPDAEVPAVQRYLANPQVKALLPRGTTFLWGIADTEEQKGFASLYFVEDNAIMTGDHLEDAQPQTDQFGRPIVVFELSRRAGRRFEKETSDHLNEQMAIVLDDRVYTAPVIRGAISTRGQIELGDATLEDATDLALVLRAGALPAPLKIVEERSVGSTLGEDSVQNGKIAGIIGICAVIAMMLAYYRLAGLFAVVGLGLYVLFILGIMAALDAVLTFPGIAGLILSIGMAVDANVLIFERIREELAAGRSVRPAVQEGFKHALSAIVDSNLTTLITAAILYYVGTGPIQGFAVTLAIGIIASMFTAIFVVRTLFMLYLERRSPAAQGLSI